The following proteins come from a genomic window of Drosophila sulfurigaster albostrigata strain 15112-1811.04 chromosome X, ASM2355843v2, whole genome shotgun sequence:
- the LOC133848010 gene encoding uncharacterized protein LOC133848010, with protein MRQNNPNQAPRRKLIPHLFTNILNVIAESDRPLTQHEIVEAVSERLERSDEELKRQITVNLHDAIIYGYLKVRNYRYSIVPSHSEPSEQREPQEQGSSTHQNVDSWQEKTI; from the coding sequence ATGCGACAGAATAATCCAAATCAGGCGCCAAGGCGTAAACTTATTCCCCATCTATTCACCAACATACTGAATGTGATTGCCGAATCGGATCGGCCTTTGACCCAGCATGAGATCGTCGAGGCTGTTTCCGAGCGTCTGGAGCGCTCTGATGAGGAGCTAAAACGCCAGATAACTGTTAATCTGCACGACGCCATCATCTATGGCTATCTGAAAGTACGTAATTATCGCTACTCAATCGTCCCGAGTCATTCGGAGCCAAGTGAGCAGCGTGAGCCGCAAGAGCAAGGAAGCTCAACGCATCAAAATGTGGACAGTTGGCAGGAGAAAACCATTTGA